The window TAAATCGGTTCACCGAACCGAGCACcagccgcctcgcctcaTTGTGGCGCTGGGGAATTCCAGCGGATGCGTTCTCACACGGCCGCCGGCATCCAGGAACAGCGTGAGATCGCAAGGGTTGTTACGAGCGCGTCGGCTCGGCGCTGGATGTTTTCCATTCTGTATCGTAAGCAGACTTTCCATCTGGACTGGGGTCGTAAAGGGactcgtcgtcgctgtcgtccGCCCAGGTTGAGGCGTTTCCGTCCGTTGACGTGAGTGTTTCCCGCAGCGCGTAGCTCCCGTAGACGCTGGGGTTTTTGCGAGCGCGAACGGCGCCGAAATCGACGCCTTCGAAAAGTTTGTTCTCCATAACTTCCTGGAGACTCagtcttttctccgcctctgcctgGGTCATGCGAGCCGCCGCAACTTCCACCAAGAGCCGCTCCTGGCCTTCCAGATCTGTGAGATCCGCCAGCGATTCAAAGGCCTTCCCCAGACAAAAGACGTCTGCTGCCGGAGTTTGGAGGACCGCCACGTTGAAGCGCCGCAACACCCTCATGTAGACTTCCTGCACAGGTTTTGCCATATCAGAGATCGGCCGGTAGACGCCGTCCAGAGTGGCATTCTCGAAATCGCCCAGTTGGATGTGCCCTTCCCGGTTGACGTAGAACACATCTAGCGAGAGAGATCTGTGGAGGATTCCAAGGCGATGCAGAGCCTCTACAGCCGCCACCATCTCGGCCATCACCATGACCACGTTGAGCTTTTGTGGAACCTGGGTTGCAAGCTGTCGGAGGCTGCCACGAGTTCGTGGGAAAAACTGGAACGTCGCCGCTACCGCCGTCCCTCTGGCTGCGGCCAGGAGCGGAACGAAAAACTGCCAGTCAGGGAGCAGAAACGTCTTCCTCAAGAAAGTCTCCGTAAGGGCTTTCCACGGCTGAGTTGTGCTCAAGTGACATATCTTCACGGTGAAGCCTCGAGCCAGCGCTGCAGGTGGGATGCCGAGAGCTCTGGCGAGCTCGGCACTGCCTGCGTACACCTGTCTCGTCACAGGCTCGCTGGAGTTCTCGAACGCTCGCATCGCGTCCTTCATCTCTTCGTACTTCTTCACCTCAAGATCCGGGAGTTTCACGTAGAACATCCACCATCTCCACGGCGACATCCCTGAGAggaacaggcagagagagggagagaggcggcagacaTCCCACGCACGTGGCGACACTCAGCCCAACACAAACCCCGCAGCCAGTGTCTGCCGGAAAAACCGAAGAGACCTTGAAAAACGGAGATGAGCCGAGGGCCATCGCGCAGCGAACGCGACGGGGAACGCGAtcggcacacacacacacacacacggccGAGTGCACatggagaggccgagagccTCGCCAGAGGCATCCAGACTCGGGCGGAACCTCCGCACAGTCGCGTAGGCAAAACTGATCCTTGCAGTCATCAATGTTCAAAAAACTCCTCAGAACCCACAAAAACTGCAAAGCCGCAAAGATG of the Neospora caninum Liverpool complete genome, chromosome XII genome contains:
- a CDS encoding putative Rhoptry kinase family protein, truncated (incomplete catalytic triad) gives rise to the protein MQFSTVLCVISTLVVGGTLVECGESGKVYAANETADAAPASSSAEHDVESYQGMGESPLHTHEEANAGAIASESGDSHPSPGVVEGAGGPLHLVNGSLPPFEEDIELRREDTTRQSLVASVSQQPPNLAKVASRVAAPLLAAFGQKSASHIAPRLDWAFVRDVLDDMKDFQTAGLGIGAHTGDQVADQARQKQSFYWMSPWRWWMFYVKLPDLEVKKYEEMKDAMRAFENSSEPVTRQVYAGSAELARALGIPPAALARGFTVKICHLSTTQPWKALTETFLRKTFLLPDWQFFVPLLAAARGTAVAATFQFFPRTRGSLRQLATQVPQKLNVVMVMAEMVAAVEALHRLGILHRSLSLDVFYVNREGHIQLGDFENATLDGVYRPISDMAKPVQEVYMRVLRRFNVAVLQTPAADVFCLGKAFESLADLTDLEGQERLLVEVAAARMTQAEAEKRLSLQEVMENKLFEGVDFGAVRARKNPSVYGSYALRETLTSTDGNASTWADDSDDESLYDPSPDGKSAYDTEWKTSSAEPTRS